The genomic interval AGAAATTACTTTTCCAAATATTCAGGTGGCTTGATTATTTATATGAATTGGGATCATAATATGATCATTAATAGATCGTGATCATTAATAGATCGagttgattaataaaattttgttatggattttaattattatttggataacaattatattaaatatgtaattGCAGATATAGTActtgaatttttgtttttaaaatggattagatattataattataattaaattacaaaaaaacattaattatttaaatgaatagAATATTTTGTAAAAGCTAATTGATATTGCGAGTTTTGAACACTACAATTCTTTTGGAGCAATCCGAGTTGAAACGTGGAAACAATTGATGATGGAGAGACACCTAAAATGCAGAAAACATTGATTTTTCTCACCTTCTTTACATTAGTTTTCATCATTTATGAAGCCCGCTTTCTGACCACCCCACTGTCTCGAAATTCACTTTTTTACTGCACAACCATCACCTGTAAAACTGTTAAAAGTTGTAACCCACTGCCACGTTTTTCTCTCATTTAAAATGACCTTTCTGTAAAACTTTGTGAGGAGCTTTTCTAGTTTTTGTTGTATGTCTGAAATATATAGCGACTTGTATTTTTCTTGGCTTCATTTGAGTTTCAGAATTTCTCCAAGGTTAGACATTTATGCTCCTCACGTTTGTTGTCTTATCTTTGGACTCCTAGACTTCAATTGTTTCCACTGTTCTATGTACTACTGTGTGTAGAAGCTTTCAAAATGGTAATGTCTGTCGTGTTGTGTTGCTGTACTGTTTTCTTGGTGTTATGAAAATAGAACAGAGCccattttgttatattttctGACAGCCTCAAGTTCTTTGTTGAATGGTTTGCTGTGGCGACGGCTGTGGATTTTTTGGGGTTTCAGTTGCAGGAGGAAGGGTTGTAGAAGCATCAATGGCGGTAAAGTTGGAGTCTTGAAGGGTGGGAGGTTTTGcttttattttgaattaagtATTCTGTGTTTGGAGGGCAAAGTTGATATGGGTTTAGgaaaatttgtttattttttagttTTGGCACTTTCCTCTACGCCTGTGGTGGTTTGCCAACAACCCAATACGGATGTGTTTTATATCTTTGAATTCTTGCAAAAAATGGGAAAAAATCCATCGGAAGACTATGGCTTCTCTGGCTCGTTTTGTTCTTGGAGAGTTGTGTCTTGTGATGACAAAGGTGAAAAGATTGTTAAGTTTGAGGCCTCTGGTTTGGGTTTGTCTGGTGTAATTCCTGAAACCACTATAGGGAAATTGACAAAACTTGAATACTTGGATCTTAGCAATAATAAAATCAGTGCCCTGCCTTTTGATTTTTGGAGTTTAGGCTCACTCAAGAGTCTTAACCTTTCATATAACCAAATATCTGGAAATCTTCCTAACAACATAGGCAATTTTGGGCAACTTCAAAGTTTGGACCTTTCATTCAACGCCTTTTCTGGTAGTATCCCTGAATCTGTAAGCTCCATCCCAACTTTGCAAGCTCTGAATCTCAGTAACAATGTTTTTGAATCGAAAATTCCGTCGGGAATTACTCAATGCCCGTGGTTGGTTTCCATTGATTTATCTGCAAACAAGCTCCGTGGCCGTCTTCCTGAAGGTTTCGGGGCGGCTTTCCCTAACTTAATATTCTTGAATCTTGCTGAAAATGAAATTTCTGGCCGGGGTTCGGATTTCTTAGGGATGAATTCCATCGTCCATCTTAACATTTCGAACAATCTGTTTAAAGGTTCTGTTGTTGGTGTCTTTGAAGGGCCGCTGGAGGTGATAGATTTGAGCAGAAACCAGTTTCAAGGTCACATTGCCAAGGTAATTGTAGGTTCCACTTTCAACTGGTCGAATTTACGGTATTTGGATGTGTCTGAAAACCAATTTAGTGGGGAATTTTCCACTGGGTTGAATCGATCACAGAATCTCATTCACCTTAATCTTGCCCACAATAGATTTACCGAACAAGGTTTCTTGAATGTTGATTTGTTAACCAATTTAAAGTACCTGAATTTGTCTGAAACTAATTTGATTGGTCCTATTCCTTGTAGTATCTCACGACTTATCCATTTGAGAACACTGGATCTATCCAAAAACCATCTTAGCAGCCATATTCCTTCTCTTGCTACCGCTAATCTTAAAGTTCTAGACATTTCGTACAACAATCTTACAGGGGGTATCCCATTGATGCTCATCCGAAAATTCCATGAGATGGAAAGGGTAAACTTTTCTCACAACAACTTAAGTTTCTGTGGATCACAAATTTCATCTGAAGTCCTCCAATCATCTTTCATTGGATCGGTGAGCAGCTGTCCAATTGCTGCAAACTCAGCCCTGTTCAAAAGAAAATCTTCGAGGCATCGAGGATTAAAGCTTGCTCTAGCTCTTTCTCTATCAATGATATGTTTGCTTGTGGGATTGCTGTTTTTAGCCTTTCGATGTCGGAGGAAAACAAAAATGTGGGTTGTGAAACAGAAATCCTTCAGGGACGAACAAGTTATATCGGGACCATTTTCATTCCAGACTGATTCAACCACTTGGGTGGCCGATATCAAGCAAGCGGCATCTGTGCCAGTTGTAGTTTTTGAGAAACCGTTGCTGAATTTTACATTTGCAGATCTCTTGTCTGCTACCTCTCATTTTGATAGGGGGACCTTGTTGGCAGAAGGGAGGTTCGGGCCCGTTTATGGTGGAGTATTACCTGGAGGAATTCATGTTGCGGTCAAAGTTTTGGTTCATGGATCCACATTGACAGACGAGGAAGCGGCACGAGAGCTTGAACATCTTGGTCGAATCAAACACCCGAATCTGGTCCCGTTAGCTGGCTATTGTTTGGCTGGAGATCGGAGGATTGCCATTTATGAGTACATGGAAAATGGAAACTTGCAGAACTTGCTGTATGATTTGCCTCTTGGCGTTCAAGCTACAGAAGACTGGAGCATGGACACTTGGGACGATGAGAATAATGGGATACAAAATGTTGGCTCCGAGGGGTCACTAGTGACTTGGAAATTTAGACATAACATTGCACTTGGCATGGCTCGGGCACTTGCATTTCTTCACCACGGCTGCTCTCCTATCATTCACAGAGACGTCAAAGCAAGCAGTGTTTATCTTGACTCCAACTTGGAGCCAAGATTATCGGACTTTGGGCTGGCTAAGATTTTCGGTAGCGAACTCGAGGATGAGGTTACTCGTGGATCACCAGGTTACATGCCACCAGAGTTACTTGATCCAGAGAGAAACTCCCCAAAGGCGCCAACTCCAAAATCTGATGTTTATGGATTTGGGGTGGTTCTTTTTGAGCTCATCACCGGTAAAAAGCCTGTTGGAGACGATTATCCGGATGAAAAGGAAGCAACATTGGTAAGTTGGGTGAGAGGGTTAGTGAGGAGGAACAAAGAATCGTGTGCTATTGATACAAAGATCCGTGGATCAGCTCCCGAGGGTCAAATTGTCGAGGCGTTGAAGATCGGATACCTCTGCACTGCTGAAGTTCCTTCAAAGCGGCCCAGCATGCAGCAGGTAGTTGGTTTGCTTAAAGATCTTGAACTGATCAAACAATGAACACAGTTAATCTGATAATCTTTTGATTGTTCAGCAATTTTTGTTATTTGTTATGTTGGTTTCATAACCTTGTTATAAAAGATTGTATAGCAGCAGTAGTGTCCAAGGGGACTTTGTTATATTTCATTGAGACCATTTATGTAATTCTGTGTCAATCCTTGCTCGGAAGGCGATCGAAACGTGATGTTTATTTAcgttttattaaatttacaaTAGTTGAGTTACTTGTTTGATATCAGTGtttttttcctatttttttCTACAACGACAAATGCTTGGAATTGATAGAGTTGAGattaagattttattttaatgagTTATAGGTAGGAAACAATTTTCTATTATGATCAAATATGATATTTAGCACAATGTCATGAAGTCTCACccctatataaaaaaataaacaaactacaaaaaaaaaaattcttcaaaatttatgtatatttatatgacaaaaatttgtgtgagtcggtcttacgggtcgtattttgtaagacgaatCTCTTTTTTGGttatacatgaaaaaatattattttttatgctaaaagtattactttttattgtgaatatcggtagggttgactcgtctcacagataaagtttCGTGAGATCGACTCACAAGACCTAgtcaatttatatatatatatatatatatatatatatatatatatatatatatatatatatatatatatatatatatatatatataagaaaaaaggaaaaatgatttttttggtctattaatttatcaaattttgtgttttgatatattaaGTTGTCGAGATGTGAATTTCGTACACTAAtttttaatttcaatatattTTGGTCAAAATGCTGGCAAGTCAATCAATTTTCGATGTAACTTACCATTTTTTAGTATTAGTATCACATCAATATTTTACGGTGTCACATTAGTAATTGATTCAAAATAGTCGAAAAACTAAAAGTTAATGTAccgaaattaaaatttgaaaacttaTTGTACCAAAACTCAAAATTGAACAAGTTAGTAGGCAAGAAAATCTATTTCTCGGAGCAAAATTATAAAAACTACTTCACTAGAGAAACGATATATGTTTGATGGAATATAGGGCGAATCCTTTGGGAGATAAATTATAATGgaaattgatttattttttaaaaaaataatgtaaaTTGTTTTCATTTACTTTTGTAAATGTAAAATTAGGCTTCGGACCACACTAAATTGTTCCTCAGTTTAGATTTACAAAGTCCGTCGGTGGATAATGTCCTTTCATTGACAAATATCTGCCTCAGGAAGTTGTGGTAGTCATAAATAAATTCAGAATTGATCgttttctgaaaaaaaaaaaaaaatttaatctcTCGAAACGAGGATGTCGAGCTTCAAACTTTTCAAGCTTAAGCAAGCTTAACACAAGTTTACAAaaagtgtttttatttttagtgtaattgtaattatctcaaaccaataaatagataaaataatacataaatatgataaatttaagtctgacgcattaattctcatatttataaaagtataaaaatatcaaaattacattaaaaaaataataaatatttatcaaatcgTTATCAGAcattcttaatcataattaaaattaaaaaaaataaacatctaaattataaaactaatttattattttaaaataaaaaacatatttttcaaaataaaaaatttaaaaataaatagatgcgATTAATTGTGTTTAAGCATACTTAATTAAACGTCTTAATTACGCTTAATTCGATCAAACTACAGTTTAACTGCTTCTTTCCGCTTTTCTCCGAAACATGGCGTTTTTGTCGAGCTTCAAGCTTAAGCGGACCTTTTAGAACACTGATATTTTCTCGTGATTTTCTTCATGTATTTTCGAGATTTTGATACGACACTCTTTCGTTTTAGTAAATCTCGACCAAATACTAAAAAAACAAACCATCGGAGGACCACTGTACCGGCCCGTCATGGAGTCGCGTTCATCAGTTGTACGTGCCTGGTATCATTTAGGAATGGGAAGACGATTGTTAAATACACTTTGTGGCAAATACATTTATGAGTCCTCTCAGATACGTAGTGTGACGagtttctattttattttatataaataaaatattacataGAGATTTGCATCGTAAACAAGTACAAATGTAGTGTTAGACCAATTAATATTGGAAAATTATTTCGTGTAGGCTCGTTCAATAAAAGTTAAAATTGGTCGGATAATTGAAATCTAATTTTCGAGTAGAAAATTTTAGAATATTAATTTGTTAAATCTTATTTACGGTgaatgaaaaattaattttcgaAGATAGCTCATTAAAGACTTGACTGAtgatttcggttgggaataaatctagcaagcggactatgtcaatttatagtaaatggatgATGAGTCCAAATATCGATCTCACAGAgactaatatttaattactaaaaaaTTTATAACTTAATTTAAActagataaaataaataaaaagatgatATGTGAATTATTAATATAagctattaaataaaataattacaaTTAAAAACGACGAATTCAACGATCAAAGAGGGGTTTAACTTCAAATAAAGAACTAAGACGCACAACGGTACCAAACTCTATTATGTTGAAATAGTTAAAATtcaatcaattatttaattcttGACAATCACGATGAAatcctcaattttatttattaaacgattcCTCGAGTTAATAAACATATTTAAATCTAACAgcccaattatttctaattgaatttaattatatcTCAATGTATTAAATCTTTGTGGGATTTCAGTTTTCACTTAAAACcacacactgaaaccgaatactatttctagtcagtttaaccatgtgttgatgACGTCTTTGTTGCTATATTTAATCAATCATCTTCTGATTTGTGATTAATCAACAAACATGTAAATAGTTGATCAGACTATTAACAAGAAATATTAAACCAACAccaatcaataattaaaatcaagaaaaattataaattgaaaataaaccAATTGTCAAATAAAGTATTGTTCGGTTCAATCGTGGTCTTAGTCTAAAGaaatttatttcataaattcaaaagaaaagtgaAAACTCAGATTTAATTTcataaaagaaaacaaaataaagaaGGAATAAGAGGAGTTCTCAGTGATTTTTGGTGTGTGTTGAGGAATTCCTCATACTTCTGCCTTTTATCTTCCACCGTGTAGATGTCTTATGTGCAGTCTTTTGTCGTCTTCATTGTAGCCTTCTATTTTTCCGTTTTGCATTTCCGTCTTCTTTTATCCTTCTCTGTTGTTCACTTCCTCCTTCTGTTTTATCTTCTACTCTTTCTTTTTCTCTCACGCCTCTCTCTTCTCCTATCTTCTCTCACCTCCTCTGTTCTGCTCCCTTTCGCGCTGCTTTTTCTTTTTACTCTTTTTTGCTCCTCCCTTCTTGCTGCTCACATACTATGTCTTTTACAATTATTCATGGGCTTAATCCTCTAACTCCTTGAAATTCATctcatttttaaatattgtaGATAAGATCGTAGAGATTTTATTTTTCAGTTTTGAGGCTTCCTCTCTATCATATCTGCATAGATTTTCTTCCAAAACTTCAATATTCTCAcgataataaaatataagaatactttatttcctttcttttggtattttgttttttttgaaGTTTTGTAAATCATCTTATCTGCCAAATTaggtatttttcatattttattcaaatctacgaatattataaaattaattcagaTAAGCACATAATTAGAGATAATAATTACAAATAagcaaaaatattataaaatagtaTCCCTAAAATCTATATATGATTTGGGCTTATCAAGACTCAACAAGAAAAAGTATGGAAATTCATCATGGAGGGTCATAACCCTTCTATGTAATGTCATGTTGTGGCCATAATCAAAGGACTTAAAAATTTCCATCATTTATAAATAGAACTCTCAAATTTTGCagaatgattttttttagaCATCAGTCACATCACTAAGAGCATATTGCATAAAAAAAAACTAccaaatttatattatttaacctTTTTGTGTATAGCCTTGAAAGCAATTCAAAAAGTATCTAGAAGTTCGTCCGATTTTATGAGTTGGAATGCTCGTATCACAAAACGAAAGTCTTTTACTTGGGAGACGACTGTTGTGTTCCATAAGCACTGCATGTAGAGAAAATTCGTCTTAAAGAGTTAGAGTTGACATATAGTATCGACTTACATTTTGTTCGTGCCTTGTTCTAGTGCTTGTTGTGAGATAACCTACAACAACTTCTCAACAATTTCAGATTTGCAACTCTCAAATACCCAAcaatcttgagaaatttttacTGTGCATTCTGAAACGAGTTCTTCATCCTCTGCCCTTTTTTTAGTGAATGTTCGAGTGACATATGGTGAGAAACCCGAGAAGTTTGCAGGTACGACTTCAAAACACGGCaacaaaatatgatattttctcACCGCCATGAATCTGGTAAGGTTTTTGCATGAGAGGGATTCAACGATAACCAAGAAAAAAACTGACGACAGGATAACAACTTATGAGGTTTAGGGAAATGATGATTATTGATGCCACAATTATATCCTCAACTTTTTGAATAACATGTTATACGACATGTATAGTTAAATAAAAACTATTAGAGAATTATGGATATTATGATTAAATGTTTATTACTTCACCAAACATTATAGATACAAAAAATTATAGATATTAGTCAAAAcacaactttattttcttatacTTGTAGCAGCATGAGTGCACTACTGGTTTGCTAATGGGTTGTGCTGTTAGACCCATCAGTCTAAGGAGGTGTGTGTCCATCTGTTGGTGTTGTCTCATATCCCTCATTGACCGGTCTTATCATTTCTCTACCATCGGTCATGTCCACAACAGAGATAGTATTATCTATTAAGATCTTGCGTCACTCTTCATAGACCACTTAGTTAACAAGACCAAGCAGCGCAACATCAGCAGCTTGACTAGAGGTGAGTACGGTACGGTATATCGTACCGAACTACGGTAAAATATATCGTACCGAAAATATCGGTATGGAATTTTTTccataccgataccgaaaattcggtataccgcaCATTCGGTATGAAAAATGTTCATACCGGTACCATACCGACACCGAAAATTTTGTCGGTATACCGAacttaaagttttaaaaaaataataataaaaaaatattttcggtATATACCAAAATACCAAAAAAATATATTCTGTACCGATATATCTTAGAGACCAGTCTTACCATTTCCTTACCGTCGGTCATGTCTCCAGCAGAGTATTACCCGGATCTGACGTCACTCTTGTATGGTCCACCTAGTCAACCTGATTAAGCGGCGCAACATCAACAGCTTGATACACGAGAACTTCTCAAGAGGCCACACATTCCAATAATACTCTCATTCATACATACTTAACCCAAATGGAGACCcttgaaaaattaataaaatccgAAAATGAGGATTTGGATAAATTCTCTAGAGTTTTAAATTGTGAACTCCAAATATGCTATTGCACAAGTTCAAGAGTTACAGTAGATATACATTACATGATTTGAATGCCAAGAGTATGCAAATAAATGAACTCTTCCAAGTTTCTACGATAATTGAGAAGCTTCCATTGTCATGAAACGATTTCAAAAATTATGTCAAATATAAATGAAAAGATATGGAACATGAGGACTTGAATGTTAGACTGTAGATTGAGGAGGATAATCGCAAACAGTCTGAACCAAACAAAAAAATACTTAATCAGGCAAGTGCAAATTTGGTGGAACGAAATGTTAGTAAAAGAATAGAAGTATCTTTAGCAAGGACAAAATCCAAaacaatatcaaaattttcgaaaGGAACTGCTACAACTATCGACATCCAAAATCACCTGGCATATGACTATCGACATCCAAATAAAGTCAAATGAGATCAAGTTAACTTGACTGTTGAATCTTCTGTTCCAAAATCGAACCGATTTGAAATATATCTGTTAAATCAGTTAaccaattatataaaataaaaatcgaaATGGAACCAATTTAACCGATATTTTCAACGAGTCCAAGTGCAACGCGCATAATAAACGCGTGACAGACAAACTTTTTTTTAGGGTTTTAAGTGTTGAGGCTTCAGCTCCGTCTCCTTTCAGGGTGAAACAAACCCCCTGTCATCGCCTCTCGAATCACGCGCACAGATTCCTCAATCCCATAGAAAAAATTGCTGATAATACGAAGGAGAAAGGAAAAAGGAGGGGTTTTGATCGAGGTTTCACACCTATTATGGCGATTGTGATGCATTCGGAGGCGGCGCTCGACCCGGAGCCGTGTTCTTCTGCGGCGGTGCTTGATCGGAGAATCGAGTTCCATCTGGCGAGGAAGACGTATAATGGTTTCAGCAATAATTGCAGTTTTGGGTTTAATCTGGTGACTTTGAATCCAAATTCAGAGCACGATAAGGTGTCTGAGTTGGCGGTGAAACGCGAAATGCCGAAGGTTTCGGAGAATTTGGGATTGGATCCGGAGCTTAGTTTGGGGATTACTTTCCGCAGAATTGTGAGATGTTTCATGACATCGCTTCAATATAATGCACTTTATTTGAATGCGTTTTGTTGTGTACTTGCTGTCTATGCTCCAAAGTTCTGAACTTTGTGATCATATTATATCATAGGTCTACTtctgtgtgtttgtgtgtgcttgAATCTACCTATCTGTTatttttgttgattttttttaaatgagatACTCTGATTTCATTTCCTTTTTCGtcttttttctatttttcattaTAGTTCGACCTTCTAAAGTTAGGATCTGCGGACTGCGAGAGTTGTAACAAGGAAAGGAAtaactgaattttttttatcagtGGATTGATTGTTAAGCTTAAAAAATACGTTCAATTTCAACTTTTTTATTTGGTGACATGTTTATCCATCGCTTAATGAGCCCATGTAATTTGATTTTCCATCTGTTGGCAACAGTCATTGATTCAATTTATTGATATGGGTTTGCCAAACGAATGCAGATCATATATAATCTATGGattgtttaaataatttatcGTTTCCTTGTTATAAAGGTGGTGAAAGTGTACCTTCGGGATGTTGCAAATTCTTTTTCTGTAACAAACTGCATGAATATAGGCCTTATACTATTAATTTCAGGGTGCTGGATTACGCAATCTTGGAAATACTTGTTTCCTTAACTCGGTTTTGCAATGTTTGACTTATACCGAGCCCTTAGCTGCTTATCTACAGAGTGGGAGGCATCAATATTCTTGTGAGTCTCTCCCTCTTTACGAATTTGTTGTTGCCCTACATTCAGaaataaaaacgagttttaaacTCGCCTAATTAAGTTTTCTGTAACCTTCATTTTATATTATGTTCTGTCTACATTGGCTGAACTCGGTCACTTTCTCATTCTGGAAAATTTTTGAGGCTCTTCATTCTGATTTTACTTTCATGGTCTATATGAAGGTCGCACTGCTGGATTTTGTGCTCTATGTGCAATACAGAAACATGTAAGCCGTGCTTTACAATCAACTGGGAGAATATTAGAGCCTAAAGATCTTGTTTCCAACTTGCGCTGTATCCTATTGAAGATGCGTTCATTTTTTATAATAGGAAGATAATGGGTCTCTTGTTGATTTGAACTTAAAGCGGATCATTTTAATCTTAGATTGATCATTGAAGTTTTGTTTTTTTgattgtttcttttttttttctttctcattTTAAATGATATGCTGCATTTTTGAGCTCtcctaattttcttgatttttgtTACATGGTTGGCTGATCTTTTAGCATTTTTTGACtatatagaaatgttatttctTTAAAGCTTGGTTAGTACATTCCTTGTCTTTATCATATCATTTATTTTTCTTGATATCTGTGAGTGACCTTTGCCGAGTGACTAAGATCATGAAACAACCGTACTTTAATTTTATCACcaaatatttttcttcctcaaaatATTTGAAGAAACTCATCATAAATCTCTACATTGTTACGATGTTGTCTATTTAGTTTCCAGGTTGGGCTTCTAGCTTCTTTGAACCTTCGATTTTGTTGTTAAGGTTTGAACCCTTTATTGAGATATTAGGTATATCCCGTAGCTTTC from Primulina eburnea isolate SZY01 chromosome 17, ASM2296580v1, whole genome shotgun sequence carries:
- the LOC140818161 gene encoding probable LRR receptor-like serine/threonine-protein kinase At2g24230; this translates as MGLGKFVYFLVLALSSTPVVVCQQPNTDVFYIFEFLQKMGKNPSEDYGFSGSFCSWRVVSCDDKGEKIVKFEASGLGLSGVIPETTIGKLTKLEYLDLSNNKISALPFDFWSLGSLKSLNLSYNQISGNLPNNIGNFGQLQSLDLSFNAFSGSIPESVSSIPTLQALNLSNNVFESKIPSGITQCPWLVSIDLSANKLRGRLPEGFGAAFPNLIFLNLAENEISGRGSDFLGMNSIVHLNISNNLFKGSVVGVFEGPLEVIDLSRNQFQGHIAKVIVGSTFNWSNLRYLDVSENQFSGEFSTGLNRSQNLIHLNLAHNRFTEQGFLNVDLLTNLKYLNLSETNLIGPIPCSISRLIHLRTLDLSKNHLSSHIPSLATANLKVLDISYNNLTGGIPLMLIRKFHEMERVNFSHNNLSFCGSQISSEVLQSSFIGSVSSCPIAANSALFKRKSSRHRGLKLALALSLSMICLLVGLLFLAFRCRRKTKMWVVKQKSFRDEQVISGPFSFQTDSTTWVADIKQAASVPVVVFEKPLLNFTFADLLSATSHFDRGTLLAEGRFGPVYGGVLPGGIHVAVKVLVHGSTLTDEEAARELEHLGRIKHPNLVPLAGYCLAGDRRIAIYEYMENGNLQNLLYDLPLGVQATEDWSMDTWDDENNGIQNVGSEGSLVTWKFRHNIALGMARALAFLHHGCSPIIHRDVKASSVYLDSNLEPRLSDFGLAKIFGSELEDEVTRGSPGYMPPELLDPERNSPKAPTPKSDVYGFGVVLFELITGKKPVGDDYPDEKEATLVSWVRGLVRRNKESCAIDTKIRGSAPEGQIVEALKIGYLCTAEVPSKRPSMQQVVGLLKDLELIKQ